The Peromyscus maniculatus bairdii isolate BWxNUB_F1_BW_parent chromosome 15, HU_Pman_BW_mat_3.1, whole genome shotgun sequence DNA segment CAGGTAATTTCATGTGTGGAACAAAGCTCCCTAGCTGACCTCAGTCAACACACAGACTCTAGTGAGATAAGTTATAGTGGCTGTTTAATCACTAAGAATTTAGGAAGTATGTTATACAACAAAAgacttcctaatccttcttagAGATCTGAGTTAACACCAGCTCCCACTTGCCTCAAGTCTCACTCATGAAAGACCCTGAAGTATCAAGCAGGCTATCAGAACTTTCCAGAGAAGAGAAGAACTTCTAACACAGTGGTAAAGACCACAGACCCTGAAGTCAGGTTGACTGAGTTAGAATGCTGATATACCCCTAGGAGAGACTGGATGTGTTCCAGTTTTGCATTGCATAATGTAGAGATAACATATCACTCAGATTACTAATATGTTACAAAGACTAAATATCAGTCTAAATATTGTGTGTGTAAGGCATTCTGAACAGTGGCTTCCACAGACTAACTGCTCAGTAAATACTCCTGCTCAATATTATTGTTTATTCTCTGTTCTGTTCTAGTCCAGTGAACTGCTTGCTCATAGCTATGAGATGACCCCATGCttaggaaacagagagacaggcatGGAAATGAAGAGCCATGCACATGCCTCCTGTTTGGTTCTGCCCAGGGGGAGGTGACTTTATATCAGGCCATAGGACCACAGAAGTAATGACTGATAACTCCCATGGTCCTCACATTAAGAGTCAGAGTGAATGCTCAGGTTGTGGATCATCCATAATGAAAATATcaagctgggaaccaaactcttcATCTGGGCATTAAAAATCCATTGTTTGGGGCTTCATGACCAACTCCAGTTAGGTAAGGGTAGCAAGCTCGGACTTGGAATACAGCCCAGTGGTAGAATAATTGCTTCATATGTATGAGGGACctagttcaattcctagcaccttaAAAAATGAGGTCCAAGCTTTATATGTATTGAGTGTAGTCTTACAAAATTCTTTCATCTATACATGATGCAACAACATACTAGCAGAGCATTCATATGAACCTCTTTCTAAACATTACTTTGCATCTCAGTGTCATAATAAGATAATGTCACAGATGATATATATctaaatgtatttatgtgtgtatgtatatattcctgatatatatatacatatatatatacctatatatagagatatatagatatagatatattaaCACAACTAATCTTAAATACAATAGTAATGTTGGGTTAACTTGTgggattttgattttttgagggGAATGTGTTTGGGGAATTGCTTTTGTTAAAATAATTATGGTATTTTTAATGAAGCAAAATACATGAATTCCTTTTTTTAGAATTATAATGACTATAAATAGTATTATTTGCCCTAGACTTTTACCTCTGTTCAGTGTTCATAAAGAGCCTATTTCTATTTACTGCAAAATTAAAGTTCAAAAGGAATGAACATATAGTAGCTCTCAATTAAATTTTTGAAATTTCTAGCATTACGCTGCAGGTCTACTCATCTTCTCACTAGGCTCACTACTGGAGACAAGACTCTTGTCTCTTACCTCTCATGTATTCTACTCATCATAGACACAATAATGTCAACCATGCCATAACCTTTGGACACGACAGCATAAGTAGATCGATTAACTCACACACAGTCAGAAGTTCTGGAAAAGGTGTCAGGTCTGTGCCTGACTGCAATGTGGCCATGCTTCTCATTAGATTAGCTTCCCCTTTTCAAGTAACTTGTAAGCTTGAGGTGGAGAAATTCCCTTTTTCATTTCGTGATTGCTAATCATAACTTAAATGCAACTCTCAGAGATGCAAATTAACTACAATAATAAATAGGGTACCAATTAAATACTAAGAAatctaaattattaaataataatgataaatacattatttagtaataaaataataattcacatTCTAGGTTTCTTCAGAAACACTACAGTGCCATGCATGTTATATAGCTCAATGTAAGTTGGATCTGATAATTTAGATACAAACAAGGGCCAATGGTTCCATCATGTTGCCCTCTCCACTTTCCCATTGCCTCTTTCATGTCTGGTGAATGGCTCATTGCTGAGTTTACTGCCAGGTCTCTGCTCCACGTTTCCCCACTTTGCTCTAAAGCACCATTCTTAATATTCTGAATTTTAGACTCCATCAACCTGTTCAAAGAACTTGAGTCATTTCCACCAAGAAAaataaggggatggggagaaagaagcctattgggggagggggggtattTGCCTCCCTATGATATTGCGTCACTGTGTGATTTTACACAAAAGTTTGAAACTGTATAATTTCAGCAGCATTACTGAGAGCAGCTGCAGGGAACATGGCTGCATCCACTTTGTAACTGAATGTCACCAAGAATTAATATGGACGGAATTGAACTCATATGGAACAGAAGCTTAAGGAGAAAGAATACTCAAAAGTTGAGCTGACTGGTTCAACTGGAAGTTTCTGCACTAGTAAGTAGACACTTCTTTTGCATCTATTTTCCATAAAATGAGCTCAGTAGagtttaaataaatgtaaaaatgtttgcTAAATATACTGTATAGCATCTCTAATTAACAAAACAGATTAAGTAGATTCTGTGACACTTTACCAACTTAGTCTTTAAGAAATGGAACTGGCTATCATTTGATCAGTAAATAACAAATTATCAAGGAAATCATTTAGTTAACATGTCCTTTGAATATCTCAGATAAAATGCCATGGCTTTCTCTAAGCACAGTCTACAGATTCTAAATTGTGGGCTCACTTGCATTAAATGTGCCTAAGTAGCATTAAGGGGATCGCTTAGGCAAAAGCGAAAGTCAAGTGTACCCGTGTTAACAAAATTATTCCTGGAAGGGGTAAGCGTCGTGTCTACCTGGCAAGGCTGCTTCATCTTAATGGCCGTGACATGGTACCGATAGCAGCACAGCTCACAGGTCCAGGAGCCTCTCTCACTGATCCACTTTAGCAGACACAGCTGATGGGTGTACCGAACAGACCCGTCACATCGGCAGGGATTTAACAACTCACCCTGAAAAGAAAACGGCTCACTGTGAATagtcctgtttctgcctccacttaCAAACCCTAagctctccttcttccccttctaaACGATTTCCCCAGAAAGATACAAGCATCAAGCTCTATCCCAGAAAaccaaattaaatttttatatgtcTGATGGGAATGATactaaagtcttaaaaaaaaaacaactatttccAAGATAGTGCTTAGAGTTATGACATAAATGTTCCTCTGACATGCAAAATGTCTGCAAGACATAGCCCCCAATACCCTTGGGAGAAAACTCTACTATTAAATCTCTTTAATAACTTTTAAGTGGATGGTCAGATGCATTTCCTCTGCAGTTATTCTTAATCATTGCTGAAGAAGAAATGCATGGCGGAAAGCAACTCATAGTAGCATTATGCTTTTACTTTTTCTAAATGCAGCATCATAAATATTGACTCGGGGCACTATGTTTCTGAAAGCCTGCATGTTCTTATGCAACTTCCTTACTTTTAAAGACATTAAACCCAGTGTTTTCACACACTTTGGAAGGGCGATGCATTATCTTTTCCCCCCTGCATGATGCTTCTCATGAAAGTTTTCATGTGCCTCTAATGGTGCTTGCAgtttttgaaatgtgtttctaACAAAACAGCAAGCACATCAATTGGCTAAAAtagcctttcttttttaatgtacttCCTTTTGCAGAACTGTAGTGCCTTTTACATTAATAATTTGCAATAAGGAAATACATCCTTTTAGTATTGTAGCAcgactctccccccccccatacccccTATTTGTAGTCTGAGACCACGCTTTCTGGACACATTAATAGAAAATAGACTTCACCTTTGCATCCTATAGATTTGATTCTACTTATAAACTAAAATGCTTTGAGTAATTCACAAGAAACGCTTGATGGTGTTACCATTATAGCACCTGAGGCACAACCGATTGCAAAATCAGGTAGAGGGGAAAAGTGTCGGTTAAATTTACTTCTTCATCTGCCACCAGGACACTTTATCTGCCTTCCCAGAAAGCAGACTGGAGTGGAAAGCAGTGCAGCGAGGCGTGCGCTGTCCACGGTGCTGAAAAGGCTCACCGCCTGCAGACCTGGGGTCCCTCTGGCCTTACCTGCTCGGCGCCCTGGAAGCAGATCTTGCAAATAGGCTGATGGTGCTGGTGCTGATGCCCCGAGCGCTGgtcgccgctgctgctgctgcggctgctgcaCACGGAGCGTGTCTCGGGCTGATCTCCCGTGCTCCGCCGCTCGCCCTCCCCGCACGCACCGGCCTCGGGCTCCCCCGGGCCGCCTTTCTCCGCCGCTGCCTCGGGGACCGCCACCTCAGGAAGGCGCCTCGGACCTTCGCAAGAGTCGCCGGCCGCTGACACCTCCTGGTCGCGGGGCAACAGAGACGGCGGCAGCGGCTCATCCGCACCCTTGCGTCTTGGGGCCACCTCTACCGGCGGCTCGCCCGACCCCGCGGTGCGCTCCGGAGGAGCGGGCAGAGGCGGCCGGTAGCGTGGGGAGGTGGGGACCAGGGCCGGCTCTCCCGGCGGCGGGGGCGGAGGCGGCGGGGGCAGGGGAGGCTCGGCTTCGCGGCTGTCCACCCGGCTACACCGATTGCTGCCCTCGTTGCTCATGGTGGAACCGCCGCCGCCCTCCTGCCCGCCCGGTGGCGGGCCGGGCGCGGACTGCAGCCAGAGAGAGCActaggggaggctggagagggaggagggaggagggctggaagGGGCACCCGGGCACCAGGACTGGGAGGGCGGGACCGGGAGGGGACGCGGAGGACCGGCGCGGCGGCGGCAGAAGCGGCTGTTCGGCTGAGCCGCCGGCTCGGCTCTGATGGAGGCGGCGCAGAGTTCGGCTGCGCGTGCCAGGCGCgcggaaggagggaggagggagggagggagcgcgGAGATGCgcagggaggctgggagggagcagGCGTGGGACTgggcggggaggagggggagggggggacgagTCGTGCGTGAGAGGGAGGTGTGGGTGCAGAAGAGGACCCGACTGGAACTGGGGGATCCCTGGGCCGCTTCCACCAACCCCGCCCCGGGCCGCTCACGTCGGTTCCGGGGCGGATTGCCCCTCTCAGAAGCGCGCGGCACTGCGGCTCCCGTGAGctaggaaaagggggaggggtcgGAAGCTGCTGATCCAAAAACCGTTACTGGGTGGGtctgaagtggggtggggggcagattCCGTGGCACTGGCCGGGTGGGGGCGCGATGGGCCAAGGGGAGACCCGCGTGGGAAGTTGGGATGAGGGAGAGGTAGGCATCCTTGTGGTGCAAGAACCCATTGAACAGAGGCGCGCGGAAAAGGGCTCCTGGGGACTGATGCTGTAACTGCTTTTTACTCTACTGTTGTTTGGGGGAGCCCAGTCCTTTCCCCTTCAGGGGACTCTGCATCCCTTGCCTTCAAACAGAAACCTCGAGAACCTTTGTCATCCCACTGTTTTTCCCCCCTCCTTGAAGTCTGCAGTtcccctgtccctctctcctgcAGTATGCATCCTGGGTTTGTAAATTTTTCAGATGCCTCAGAGGGTGGAGGGTCACATCCTGTGGCCATGCCCCGCTGTGTGGCTTGTGTGGCTTGTGGATCTCCATCCTTGTAGCAATGTCGCTGGCTCCTTCCCGGGAGAAGGGGCTACAACCTTGAACGTCTATTTGACTCAGTCCGGTTTCTCTCTCAAACTCCTTCTGAGGCCCGCCCGGTTCCTTTTTGAAGGGgactcccccccccaacccccgcgcGCCCGCGTCCTGCTTTCAGACAGGGTACTGGACAGAAATCTGCGCTCCTGCACTCTGGCGGTGTGTTCCAAATCCGGCAGTCTGAATTCTTAAGGCAGTGGATTTATACCCTGAAAGGTGTCTATGCAAATCAATTGTGACTTTTCACTGATGTAGCACTTTAATGACTTGGACACAGCAACTGGCCCTGGAAACGTCGGTTTTTGCCTAACTCCATAGCTGAAGACCCAAGATTAGATAGGCAAGCTACCGCTTCGCTCAAGGTCACCAGCCTATTAAAGGACTTTTGAGATAATGACTGACTTTCAGCTTTCCTGGCtccggcacgggggtgggggtggggggctgcatTCTCTCCCAATCCTTTCTTTATCCTCTTAAAATAGGTCTATAGTATGTGGTTTGTTTGGTCTCTCTAACTCCAGTTAACAGATTTTGAAATGTTGAGACAAAATACCAGCTTAAGTAAGTTTTTCAATTACACATTTGGTGGTATGGAGTCTATTTGCCtttcacaaaaaagaaagaaagagaaagaaagaaagaaagaaagaaagaaagaaagaaagaaggaaggaaggaaggaaggaaggaaggaaggaaggaaggaaggaaggaaggaaggaaggaaggaaggaaggaaggaaagaaagaaagaaagaaagaaagaaagaaagaaagaaagaaagaaagaaagaaagaaagaaagaaagaaagaaagaaaaagacaagaccCAAATCTTTTGAAATATATCAGTGTGATTTGGATgaagttgcaaaaaaaaaaaaaaaaaaaaaaaaaagtcaagaatgCTTTGTCACAAATGGCCTCGGATGAGACAGCTTCCAGGAATGTCCTCTCACACTTAGTTCCCTCAGACCAGTTTATTTTTGGTAGCAGAGTGGCAGGCAAcaaacacagttttaaaataatcCTTGCAGGCCCTAAGAACTTACCACATTGAAGAAATGGGATTGTAGATCGGTATTGTTTGGGTCTTCACCTGTCAAAGTTACACTGTGCACATTTATATATTACCCCACTCCTAAGATTTTCATAACTATTAATATACTCAGAAGCCTAGATCATAAATTCTTAAAGGGatacaaaatttatatttaatgccAAGTAATTCAATGTATTGCTAATAAATCTCTATGAGATATTACAAAATATGTTATTAAAGGACAAAATGGAGGCAGAGATTGTGTGGATAGTTAAGAAGGTAAGCAGCATCTAGGTGTGTCCTTTCAGTTGCttgtttctggaaaaaaaaatccatttccttAATATGATTGTTAACCACATAAAAACTGAAGGAAACATTGTTTCCCAGCTTCGTTGAAATCAGAGGTAAATCCCCTTTCCCCCGATCTCCAGTCTTGTTAGGGATcttcctttacctactgagtcttCAAGAAGCAGTAGAAACTGTGACTTTGGACCTCTGCTGTAGAAGTGTGGAGTCATGGGAGACATGGAAAGAGGAACTGCCAACAcccaagaggaagagaggaaggaggcacCCAAAGAAGAGCTGAGGAAGGTCTCCACAGCTCCCACAGCCGCCAGAAACTGATGTGTATGAacctagttttttttaaaaatcaagttttgTCAAATGCAAGTAAATGTTGAAATGTATATGGAACCATTCTTAACTTATATAAATAAGGAGAAAGCTAAAAGTAACAGAGAAGATTAAACAAATCCATCATTATGCTCCCCACATACATCCTTCACTATGTGGGCTGTTTCACTATGAAGCACGGACCCTTCAGACACCACTAGCTGAATCTAAGAATGGTGGGAAAATGAGAAAGAGCCAGGCAAGTGTCAGATGCTCTTCTGTAGCATTAATGTACATCCCTAAGAGTCTGTTCTGCAGCTTCCCTAGTGTGCACACCCTGGAATTAGATGCTGAGATCCCTTCAAGGGAAGAGGGTTGGACAGCAGTTAATGCAGGCTATGGCAGGTGGGAGTGATTTTAGATTTATCCTGAATCTGGACTAGGCATGGTGGCCTTGATATGCccttcaaacaaataaaaatagccTGGAGAGCTCTTTAGAATTGCTCCTTTAAATCTTTTAAGTGTAGCTCTTACAGATATTCCAAAATTGTTCCTTTGGCGCTTTGAGGATACATTAATACCTCCATGGAGATTGAATACACATAGTTGTCTTCACACACCCAAGAGAGGAAACTAAGAATCCAGCCTATACTTAATCCTGAAATCATTTCCCTAGCCTTACGCTGTACTTGACAGTGGGGCGCTACACACACCGTACCCAGCACTCACCTGTGCGGAGTATATCTTCGTAAGGCACCAGAACAGTGTCTGTGGCCTCCTGTCAGCACGGGTGCATGTGCAGAGAGGTCCACAACATACAGCTTCCCTTGGCCCCACTTAACCCTAGCTTCACATACCAGCTGTATCATCCAAAGCCATGTCCCCCTAAGCGGGTCCAGTCCGAAAGCAGGCAACACCCCTAAGCCTCTGTTCCTCTCTGTTATGCTAGTGGCCAGTTGCTCGCTCACTGTGTCGTTCAAACCAAAAATTTTTGACGCCATCTTTGCATTTCCTTTTTCACCTTAGTGTATGAAGTTAAAAAGTCCTTCAAACGCACTTTCAAAATATATACCAAATTGTACGACTTCTTTTCACTGCAGTGCCCGCCGTCCAAGTTCAGACCACCATCCTGGTGCACCTGGCCCATCAGCATGGTTCCTGACTGCCCCTGTGCTTCCCGCCATGGAACCATCCCCTGCAACAGCCAGGTGATCTGGTTCAAGTGCGAATTCAACCCATCAGCTCCCTGCTCAGCATCACTGATGCTTCCCGTCATACTTGGTGTACTATCAAAAATCTTAgcacacccctacctctacctctgaagACATCTGCATACCCTACCCAGAATTCACTTGTTATTTCCAAGGATCTCTTTCTTCTCTATTCCTGTCTTTACTGGCAacggtcgagagaaagcccgaactgacctactctggtgataggatggccaaacaccctaattgtcgtgctagaactctcatccaatgactgatggaagtggatgcagagaccaacagccaggccccaggtggagctccaggagtccaatcggcgagaaagaggagggattgtatgaatgagaattgttgagtccatgattggaaaaagcacagggacaaatagccaaactagtagaaacacatgaactatgaaccaatagctgaggagcccccaactggaccaggtcctctggataagtgagacagttgattagcttgatctgtttgggaggcacccaggcaatgggaccgggacctgtcctcagtgcatgagctggctgtttggaacctggagcctatgcagggacactttgctcagcctgggtgaagggaggaggggactggacctgcctccactgaatctaccaggctgagctgaatccccaggggagtccttgccctggaagagatggtaATGGGGAGTCGGCTGGGGGGATGGgggcgtgggaggagggaggagaggggaatctgtggctgatatctaaaattaaattaaattataaaataaaaaaagactcaGTCCCATTATCTCACTTCACTCACCCCCTCCATCTGAAACAAGATCTTCCAGTCTCATTGTAAGTCTGACATTAGCCAAGTTCCCTGGTTCATCCCACCACCTAACATCTGCTCATTCATCCCACCACCCAACATCTACTCTAATATTCATATTGtgcattttttcttgtttgttttctcatgtaGCATCTTTGATTTAGTctttccctataggaaactctCCTCCTCAGGGTTCTATTGCCAATGCCTAGAACAGAACAGTGCACagcaaatatttacaaaattaaaaaaaaaaacaaatagtctATCAGGAAGGAAATTATTCACCAGCTTCTGTGTTTAAGGCACTGCAAGGCTGGTTAAGCTGAAATTCTCAGGTGGGAATGCAATCATCAGTAGAAATATACTGCTTCCATAGGATGCAAACTATTCTTCTCCACTTCTTAACTGGGTTAATAAAAATTATCTCATGTTCTTAGTCATATGTAGTTACTCTCTACTTAGTCCTTTGTTTCCAGGGGTAAGTGAAATCAAAATCTTAGATGATTTTACCATGTTGAACAAAGACACGCACATGaccaattttaaaattcatgccaCTGGACTTAGGGAGTCAGcgtgaaggagaaaggagaaacaatGGGTAATCTGACTAATCTTGTTACAGACCTGCTGTGTCCTCAGGTTTTACATGATTTGACATTTTAGCATTTGTCAAGAGAGCGTATTCTTCCTTCCCATCTTTCTAATATTGGTTACCACATCTCCCCATGGTTTTCTATCCCTGGTAATGTTTCCACTCTTAAAGGCTTCCAAATCTAAGACAGCCAGGTCCCCTCTACCTTTACCATGCTCACTGTCCTCACCAACTTAATAACTTTGACTACAGTCCTCCAAGTCCCTGGTCTCATCTCTTCACTGGTCCTCACCAACTTAATAAATAACTTGGACTACAGTCCTCTAAGTCCCCGGTCTCATCTGTAAAGGCTCTGGGATACCTAAActctgcaaacaaacaaatgtcaaCCAAACTTCCTGATTGCCACCAAAACTACCCCCTCTTCAGCCTCTCCCCAAATGTTCTGAGACCTTGAATACAAGAAACTGGTCTCTTAAAGAACGTGTATGGTTTGTAAAAGATCATATTGCATGAAAATAGTAAGGAATCCTTGTGTTCTCCCTGTCTtgaaccttgaaaacacaaaAGAGTTCTTCACATCAGAGATGTGAATGCCCAAAGTGCCTAATTAAAACactgtggatgtctgcatgcaCAGGGCATCCAGAACCAACCTGCCATCTGGAATATAGTAAAATCGATGTCACTTGACAGGGCAGCCAGAACTCTAATAAAGCCATCTCTGATTCTGCTCAGCCGAAAATTATCTTGTTTTCTACCAAACTCCTAcattaaatgtgattttatgcTACATCGTGAGTGCTCTGCCTTGCGTTATggcattaggtatgtttttattTGGGCCTTTCCCATTGTTCTACATATTAATCTATTTGAGTCTATCTGTGCACATATAACCCTTCTCTCTAAGGGCTATAATTACTATGATGCTCAGTAAGCATGAATTAAACATTAAATTAACATAAACTTTAAttcaaaataacttatttttaagttattaataCACTTTTAAACAAGTAACAACTTAAAAAGAGATATGTCCCCACCATGCTTGCGTAGAGAGCAGGAGTCAGCTATAAAACTTGCTAatgcgccgggcagtggtggcgcacgcctttaatcccagcactcgggaggcagagccaggcggatctctgtgagttcgaggccagcctgggctaccaagtgagctccaggaaaggcgcaaagctactcagagaaaccctgtctcgaaaaaccaaaaaaaaaaaaaaaaaaacttgctaatGCAGACAACCACTTCATAACTAGCTTTGGCAAAGACTCTGTCCCTAGGAATCATTCAAGAGCGACAGTGTGTCCAGGGGAATTGCCaagcttccttcctctttcacCTGTCTTTACCCTCCTTTCTCCAAATTGCTAATCACACTACCTGGACGTCAGACCTTGTGGAGAAGAGTGGAAAGCTGAAGCAAGAAGCAACATTAGTTTTTCTGGCTTTCGCATTGATGTGAATCTGTCTGCCCCAGTGCCTACTTCTTTCATGAGGCCTCTACCCTAGAGGCCCTCTTCAAcaaagaagagaaccagctccaagTTTACACTAGACCACTAACCCCAACAGCCTCCCTCTGCACCATTCCTCAGACCTTACTCATTCCAAAGGTGAGTTCATTCCCAAGACCTTAATCATTCCAAAGGTGAGTTACGATGTCCCCAAATTATCATGCACTGATGACCAGCCAGTGAAGATCCCAtcaataaaaatgcagaattatACCAACTTCTCAAAAGGAGGGAAGTATTCTTCCCAAAGGAACAACTGCTTGACCAATAAAAAAGCTCCAATTATGCCTACTTCTTGGATGTAATCTGTAGCTTGTACCAACTATGGTATTTGCCACCTACTGCTATCCAACTGAattcccacacccccacacctagCCCTCTCCTTCGCTAAGGCTACAGCATGAAACTGAACTTCTAGATGTACTTGTTATCATGATACAAAAGCAAGCATTATAAAAACTTTACTTATACAATGAATGCCTAAATGCTAAATGTAGAAAGGCTTGAGTAAATAGGCATAAATTAATCATGTATAAACATAACATTTAGGGGTCAACAAGATAACAGGAGGTAAAGGTGTCTTTTTCCAGGCCCAGTGACCAGAATATGATACCCAGGATCCACAAAGAAGGAGAGAGTGACTCCCACATGTTGTCccctagcctacacacacacaccccccccacacacacacattcacacaaataaaaattaaaatgtaaaataatatgtgATACTGTCATGGGTCCAACTGTTAATATATATTAGAGATTGATTgttaaaaaatatcatttataCAATCAGCAATTAGCAAATCAAATCTGCTGGACTGTGCCCTTTGACTGATATTTTAATACCagtagaaaaactgaaaatatgggaacaaaagatgaaatacattgCATAGGTTAAGAATTGTAAGATTAAAAGTGTTATGAAAGTCTAGAAATACAAATAGTTCTGTATGGAAAAGGGGATTCATTGTAGTAAAGCTTCTCAGAGTAGATCATTTGAGCTGGGTTTAAATGACAGACAAGAATATGTTAGAGGTAGTCCAGTTTAATCAAATCAAGGGGCTAGAGAAACTCATGCATAGGGAG contains these protein-coding regions:
- the Marchf11 gene encoding E3 ubiquitin-protein ligase MARCHF11 isoform X1, giving the protein MSNEGSNRCSRVDSREAEPPLPPPPPPPPPGEPALVPTSPRYRPPLPAPPERTAGSGEPPVEVAPRRKGADEPLPPSLLPRDQEVSAAGDSCEGPRRLPEVAVPEAAAEKGGPGEPEAGACGEGERRSTGDQPETRSVCSSRSSSSGDQRSGHQHQHHQPICKICFQGAEQGELLNPCRCDGSVRYTHQLCLLKWISERGSWTCELCCYRYHVTAIKMKQPCQWQSISITLVEKVQMIAVILGSLFLIASVTWLLWSAFSPYAVWQRKDILFQICYGMYGFMDLVCIGLIVHEGAAVYRVFKRWRAVNLHWDVLNYDKATDIEESSRGESSTSRTLWLPLSALRNRNLVHPTQLTSPRFQCGYVLLHLFNRMRAHEDVSEDNGSGEVVMRVTSV
- the Marchf11 gene encoding E3 ubiquitin-protein ligase MARCHF11 isoform X2, whose product is MSNEGSNRCSRVDSREAEPPLPPPPPPPPPGEPALVPTSPRYRPPLPAPPERTAGSGEPPVEVAPRRKGADEPLPPSLLPRDQEVSAAGDSCEGPRRLPEVAVPEAAAEKGGPGEPEAGACGEGERRSTGDQPETRSVCSSRSSSSGDQRSGHQHQHHQPICKICFQGAEQGELLNPCRCDGSVRYTHQLCLLKWISERGSWTCELCCYRYHVTAIKMKQPCQASLSMKELQFTECLSDGELLICTGMY